In Mesorhizobium sp. M9A.F.Ca.ET.002.03.1.2, the DNA window TTGACGTCTTCGTCAAAACGAAGCTCTATACCAATCCTAATGTCCGAAAATTTAAGAGCATGATCGCGCTTGATCGTGTCAAGTTCGAGCCGCGGGTTTTGGTGTAACCTTGGGCGGATTGCGCTGAAGCCTTCACTCCGGGCTGCCTTTTGAAACCGCCATTGCGCATCCACCATCAGATTGGGCTTTTTCGCGTGGAGAAACGTGCGATCTACGGACGCAGTGGATCCTGCGTCGGGACGGTGTGGTTGCCAGACTGCTCGACGCGGGCAAAGCAACCGTCCCGGGGGTAAGGAAGGAGAAAGAATGACGCTCGCTATGACGCAGCTCTTAGGTGCTCTTCCAACTGTGGACGAGCATCACGTCGATCGACGTCAGTATCCGCGCGGGGTTGCTTTCATGGATGGGCAATACCTGCCCATGTCCGAGGCCAAGGTCTCCGTGCTCGATTGGGGTTTCCTGCACTCGGATGCCACCTACGACACGGTGCACGTCTGGAAGGGCAGGTTCTTCCGGCTGGACTTGCATCTCGACCGCTTCTTTGGGGGCGTGGAACGGCTGCGAATGAAGCTTCCCTATGATCGCGAAAAGATAGCCTCGATCCTCAACAATTGTGTCGCTCTGTCGGGGCACCAGTCGGCGTATGTGGAGATGATCTGCACGCGCGGCACATCGCCGACATTCAGTCGCGATCCCCGCCAAGCGGAGAACCGCTTCATGGCGTTTGCTGTGCCTTTTGGCTCGGTCGCCAACAAGGAACAGCTGGAAAGAGGCTTGCACGTCGCGATCAGCGAGACCGTCCGCATTCCGCCTAAGTCGGTCGATCCAGCGATCAAGAACTATCATTGGCTCGATCTCGTGAAGGGGCTTTTTGACGCCTATGACATGGGGGCTGAGACAGCGCTGATCGTCGATACGAACGGGCACATTGCGGAGGGCCCCGGCTTCAATGTGTTCGTTGTTAAGGACGGCTCCCTGAGGACGCCTGCTTTTGGCGTGTTGCCGGGGATCACGCGCCGAACCGTGTTCGATCTTTGCGCCGAGATCGGCCTCTCTGCCACGGCTGCCGATATCAGTCGCGCCGAGATCAAAGACGCTGACGAGGTGTTCATCACCTCGACTGCCGGCGGCATTATGCCCGTGACCCGCATCGGCGACGCCTCGGTCTCTAATGGACACGTCGGACCCGTCACCAGACGGCTCATGGACCTCTACTGGCAAAAGCACGATGATCCGCAATGGACGACTGCTGTCACCTACCCGTGATTGGAAACGAGCCATGTGCGAGCAATTTGCTAAGCGGTTAGTCCAATTCAGTTGGCCCGGTGACCACAATCGAATTGGTAGGCAACCGCGAGAACAAAAAGCGTTTCGACCCGTCGCTCAAAGTGGGGTGGCCCACCTCGAGAGTTGGCCGAATTGTGGTCTGGTGGTTCGCGCAATGCCGACCAGCGATATCTTTGGACAGCGCTGTGCGCTGACGGCCGGAAGATCTTCCGGCTTCGCTGTGCTGGTCGCTACGGCTCCAAATTCGCATCGCCTAATTCTGCCGAGCGGGGCTGTATCGGAAGATTTGCACCTAGACCAATTTAGTTCGCCCGGGCGAGTCAGATGACTTTTGACTTTGAGTTAGCTCGAAGAGCGGCGCGAGAAAAACCACGCCTTTGTCCGGAATTTTCAGATCGAACGGGTATCTGGTTGCCGAATATGATCGAGCGGCTGTTTCTTGTTGTCGTCCGTCGAAGGATTGAGGGCGGCTTGGATCTAAAAGATCGAGAATCAAAGGATTAGCCCGATAGATAAAAATTCACACAAGCGGAGCAGGCGATGTCGGACGCCGCGAGCTATGACCCTTTCGAAGCCATCTGGCGAGCCGGCTGTGGCTGGCGAAACAGCCACGACGCAGGGCTGATCGGCCATGGCGTCGGACACGGGCCTGTAGCATTCATTAATTGTGCGAAGGCCATTGGTGATTCTGAACGGCCAGAACGATCTAGATTCCAGATGGACCTCGGCAATATTCCATATTTGACCCGCCGCGGCCGTAGCGATGAAACTGGCCCAAGCGAGTTCAGCAGTTTCGATATCGAAACCGCGCTCGTATGGCCAGAATTGATTCAAGTGGAGCCCTCGATGTCCGACGCCAAGAGCTATGAGCTCTTCATTAACGGCAAATGGCGAGCCGGTGGTAGCCGAGCCTCTTTGCCGGTGATCAACCCGGCGACGGAGAAGGTATTTGCCTCAGTGGCCTCGGCTACGGTTTCGGACTTGGATGAAGCTCTTGCTTCGGCAGAACGCGGCCGCAAGGCGTGGTCCTCACGATCCGCCAAAGAGCGTGGCGAGATCCTCGTCTCTGCCGCCAGCATTCTGGCAGAGAAAGCTGGCGTCGCAGCCAGGGACCTGTCGTCCGAACAGGGAAAGACGATTGCCGAGGCGGCAGGGGAATACGCGCGCGCGGTCGAAACGCTGGAATGGAATGGCCGACATGCCGATGAGTTGTCGGTCCCGATTCCGTTGGGCTCGAACAGGATGATAGTCCCGGAGCCGCTCGGTGTCGTCGCTGCCTTTACGCCGTGGAACTATCCGGCCGTTCTTATCGCCCGCAAGCTCGCCCCCGCGCTGGCGGCAGGCTGCCCGGTGATCCTCAAAGGGGCCGAAGAGACGCCAAGCGTGGCTGTCCATATCGTGGAATCTTTGCGTCAAGCAGGGATACCGGAAGGCGTGGTCAACCTGGTCTTCGGTGTTCCTGTGCATATATCGCGGCATCTGCTCAGTTCGCCAATTGTGAAAGTCTTGACGTTCACGGGGTCAACTGCTGTTGGAAAACAGCTGGCCACGCTCGCCGCGAATAATTTGCAGCGCTGCATCCTCGAACTCGGTGGACATTCCCCGGTTATTGTGTGCGAAGATGCGGACCTGGCAAAGGCGATACCGGCTATTTCGGAATACAAATTCGAGTGCGCGGGCCAGAGCTGTAATGCGCCCAGCAGGATTCTTGTCGCCCGATCCCGCTATGAGGAATTCCTGGTCCGGATGACGGAGGCGGTCCGAAAAATCAGGATCGGTCCACCGGATGACCCTGCAACGCAAATGGGGCCAATGGCAAACGCGCGGCGAATCGAGGCCATGCAACGCCTGACCAAAGATGCGGTAGAGGGCGGCGCCCGCATCGAGACCGGTGGCACCCCCCTTGACCGACCGGGGTTTTACTGGCCGCCAACCATCCTGACGGGCGTACCGAAGCAAGCGAGAGTGCTTCATGAAGAGCCGTTCGGACCGATTCTCACCGTGGCGCCTT includes these proteins:
- a CDS encoding NAD-dependent succinate-semialdehyde dehydrogenase, producing MSDAKSYELFINGKWRAGGSRASLPVINPATEKVFASVASATVSDLDEALASAERGRKAWSSRSAKERGEILVSAASILAEKAGVAARDLSSEQGKTIAEAAGEYARAVETLEWNGRHADELSVPIPLGSNRMIVPEPLGVVAAFTPWNYPAVLIARKLAPALAAGCPVILKGAEETPSVAVHIVESLRQAGIPEGVVNLVFGVPVHISRHLLSSPIVKVLTFTGSTAVGKQLATLAANNLQRCILELGGHSPVIVCEDADLAKAIPAISEYKFECAGQSCNAPSRILVARSRYEEFLVRMTEAVRKIRIGPPDDPATQMGPMANARRIEAMQRLTKDAVEGGARIETGGTPLDRPGFYWPPTILTGVPKQARVLHEEPFGPILTVAPFDTIEEAIEEANATEYGLAAYLFTGVADTQEKLINGLSAGAVSVNYLKGVSADAPYGGVKQSGYGYEGGEQGVRSFQILKMVNGLGSFG
- a CDS encoding aminotransferase class IV — translated: MTLAMTQLLGALPTVDEHHVDRRQYPRGVAFMDGQYLPMSEAKVSVLDWGFLHSDATYDTVHVWKGRFFRLDLHLDRFFGGVERLRMKLPYDREKIASILNNCVALSGHQSAYVEMICTRGTSPTFSRDPRQAENRFMAFAVPFGSVANKEQLERGLHVAISETVRIPPKSVDPAIKNYHWLDLVKGLFDAYDMGAETALIVDTNGHIAEGPGFNVFVVKDGSLRTPAFGVLPGITRRTVFDLCAEIGLSATAADISRAEIKDADEVFITSTAGGIMPVTRIGDASVSNGHVGPVTRRLMDLYWQKHDDPQWTTAVTYP